In Chitinophagaceae bacterium, the genomic window CCGATAAAATGGCGCCAAGCTGAATAGCTACGGTAAATACTTTTACAAAATCAGTTTCTTCCACACCCAAAAGTTTCTCGGTAATAATCATGTGCCCGGTACTGCTAATGGGGATGTATTCTGTAATTCCTTCTACAATAGCAATAATGATGCTCTCAATAATATTCATACGCAGTAATTAAAATTAAAAAACCGGTTTAAAACCTGAAATAAAAATTCAAATTTATAAACCGGTTAAAAAATGTTAGGCATTTTAAAATATCAGTCGGTTTTTGATTTTTTCATTATGGCATAAATCTCAATTACAAACCCTGCAATAATTAATAACGGCGCTAAGGTTATACGAATGGGGCTGTACACTTCTTTAGGGTCAAACACCTGAGGATTGGTACCTTTACCGCCGGCCATTAAAAAAAAACCTACGGCCAGTACCGCAAGGCCAATCAGCATCCATTTATAATTTTCTTTAGTAAACAACTCTATATTGGCATGAGATTCCTTATGTGTTTTAGGTGAAATTTCTGGTTTGTTTTTTGACATAAACTTGTTATTGAGGCTGCAATATAACTTAAGGTTCCAAAAGTTCCAAAACTTGGCCTGTACTGGATTTAATAAGTATCGG contains:
- a CDS encoding DUF3098 domain-containing protein encodes the protein MSKNKPEISPKTHKESHANIELFTKENYKWMLIGLAVLAVGFFLMAGGKGTNPQVFDPKEVYSPIRITLAPLLIIAGFVIEIYAIMKKSKTD